The Chloroflexota bacterium sequence CCATGTTCGCTGCCTTCCTGTGCTGGCTTCTTCGGCTCCAGCCGATGACGCGGCCCGCCATCACCGGCATCGCCGTCTCCGGCAACTGCGTCCTCGCGGCCACCACCGACGATCCCTTCTTCGACACGCACCTCGGCTCACTCGGCGACTTCCAGCGCAACCTCCGCGACTGGGGCGAGGCCTGCGGCGCCGATCCCGCCACCATCGACGCCCTGCTCTGCAAGCTGCGGAGGGCCGTCGAATGACTCCCAGCACCGGCCCTGCCTCCGCGCTTCACGACGTCGCTCTCTTCAACCCGGCCGCGGCACCCTGCCCCGCCCTCGCCCAGGCCGATCTCCAGGACCGCCTTCTGCGCGCCGGCCGCGAGGCCGTCGACCAGCGGGAACTCCTCCAGCTGCTTCTCGCCGCCGCCCATCCGGCAGACGAAGCCCGGCGCCTCTCCCTTGTCCTTCTCGACACCTTCGGCACGGCGCCGCGCGTGCTCGCGGCACGGGCCGACACGCTCCGCGCCATCGCCGGCCTCAGCATTGCAGCGATCGCCACCATCAAGGCCACAGAAGCCCTCGGCATTCTCATGGCCGAAGCCGCGCTTCCCAAACGCTTCCACGCGCAGCTCGCCACCTACGAAAAGGTCGTCGACTACTGCCGCTCCCTCGCCGCCCACCGCGACACGGAAGAGCTGCGCGCGCTTTACCTCAACAGCAAGAACCACCTCATCCGGGAGGAATGCCTGCAGACCGGCACCATCAACTACACCCCGGTCTATCCCCGCCAGGTCTGCATCCGCGCCCTCGAAGTCGGCGCCGCCGCCGTGGTCGTCCTCCACCCGCACCCCAGCGGAGATCCAACCCCATCCGGCGCCGACGTGGAGATGACCAACCGCCTTCGCGACGCCCTCAAGACCATCGAAGTCGACCTTCACGACCACGTCGTCGTCACCCCCTCGGACGCCTTCAGCTTCAAGGAGAAGGGACTGCTCTGACCCTTCCCTCCGCCCTTCCCCTCCCTCGACACCACCAGCAACGAGACACCCCACCATGAGCGAGCACAGCGCCCTCGCCGGCCTCGTCGTCGACAACTTCGCCGGCGGGGGCGGCGCCTCCCTCGGCATCCAGCGCGCCCTCGGCCGCCTCGACATCGCCATCAACCACGACGCCGAGGCCATCGCCATGCACCGCGCCAACCATCCCGGCGCACGCCACTTCGAGCGAAACATCTGGCAAGTCGACCCGATCGAGGCCACAGGCGGCCGGCCCGTCGCCCTCGCCTGGTTCAGTCCCGACTGCCAGCCTTTCAGCAAGGCCAAGGGGTCCAGACCCCTCCAGCGCAACATCCGCGATCTCGCGTGGATCGTCCTGCTCTGGGCCAGGCGCGCCCGCCCCACCCTCATCTGCCTCGAGAACGTCGAGGAATTCCGGGACTGGGGACCCCTCGACGAACACGGCCTTCCCGACAGGACTCGCAAAGGCGAAACCTTCCGCCGCTGGATCCGCGAGCTTCGCCAGCTCGGCTACGACGTCGAATGGCGCGAGCTCCGCGCCTGCGACTACGGCACACCCACGCTCCGCAAGCGCCTCTTCATCGTCGCCCGCTGCGACGGCCGGCCCATCGTCTGGCCCGAACCCACGCACGGCGACGGCCTCCTCCCCTACCGGACCGCCGCCGAGTGCATCGACTGGCGCATCCCCTGCCCCAGCATCTTCCTCTCCGCAGAGGAAGGCCGCGCCGTCGGAGTCAAGCGCCCCCTCGCCGACGCCACCATGCGCCGGATCGCGCGGGGCACCGTCCGCTACGTCATCCAGGCAGCCGAGCCCTTCATCGTGCCCGTCACGCACAAGGGCGACAGCCGCACCAACAGCATCCATGAACCCGTGCGCACCGTCACAACCGCGCACCGGGGCGAACACGCCCTCGTCTCCCCCTGCTTCGTTCCACGCTACGGCGAGCGCAACGGCCAGAGCGCACGCTGCCACGCCGTGGACGCCCCCGCCCGCACCATCGTCCCCGGCGCCAACGGCGCCATGCTGACGAGCGTCTACCTGGCCCAGCACAACGGCGGCATGACCGGCCACGATGCGCGCACGCCCATGTCCACCATCGTGCAGCGCGGCACCACCCAGGCCCTCGTCACCGCCTTCCTCTCACGCCACTTCGGCGCCAGCATCGGCCAGCACGCCCAGGCTCCCGCGCACACCGTGACCGCCGCCGGCGGCGGCAAGACCGCCCTCGTCGCCGCGGCACTCAGCCACCAGTACTCGTCCAACACGAACGGAGGAGACGGCCGCC is a genomic window containing:
- a CDS encoding DNA cytosine methyltransferase, with the translated sequence MSEHSALAGLVVDNFAGGGGASLGIQRALGRLDIAINHDAEAIAMHRANHPGARHFERNIWQVDPIEATGGRPVALAWFSPDCQPFSKAKGSRPLQRNIRDLAWIVLLWARRARPTLICLENVEEFRDWGPLDEHGLPDRTRKGETFRRWIRELRQLGYDVEWRELRACDYGTPTLRKRLFIVARCDGRPIVWPEPTHGDGLLPYRTAAECIDWRIPCPSIFLSAEEGRAVGVKRPLADATMRRIARGTVRYVIQAAEPFIVPVTHKGDSRTNSIHEPVRTVTTAHRGEHALVSPCFVPRYGERNGQSARCHAVDAPARTIVPGANGAMLTSVYLAQHNGGMTGHDARTPMSTIVQRGTTQALVTAFLSRHFGASIGQHAQAPAHTVTAAGGGKTALVAAALSHQYSSNTNGGDGRLTLPHKTITTGGHHGLIAAFLTKHYGEGGQWQAPADPMHTIPTRGRLGLVTVSVDGQTFVLDDIGMRMLTPRELFRAQGFPDSYVIAPLINGKPMTKTAQIRMCGNSVCPQVAEAIVRANVLAHALPRAA
- the radC gene encoding DNA repair protein RadC; the encoded protein is MTPSTGPASALHDVALFNPAAAPCPALAQADLQDRLLRAGREAVDQRELLQLLLAAAHPADEARRLSLVLLDTFGTAPRVLAARADTLRAIAGLSIAAIATIKATEALGILMAEAALPKRFHAQLATYEKVVDYCRSLAAHRDTEELRALYLNSKNHLIREECLQTGTINYTPVYPRQVCIRALEVGAAAVVVLHPHPSGDPTPSGADVEMTNRLRDALKTIEVDLHDHVVVTPSDAFSFKEKGLL